The Chloroflexota bacterium genomic interval AAGGCTACAAGCCGGGCGCGGGGAAGCGGTCGCAGAGGGACATGGCTTCTTCGCGGACTTGGCGCTTGGTGGTTTCGCTGGATAGGTTGCCTAACACGCGCAGGATTAGGCGGCCTACCTGACGCGCTTCTTGGACGCCCATTCCTCGGCTGGTAATGGATGGCGTGCCTAGCCGCAAGCCGCTTGCGGTGCGCGGAGGCTTTTGGTCGAAAGGGATGGCGTTGCGGTTCACCACGATGTTCGCCTCGCCCAGCGCCTCTTCTGCCTGCCGCCCGGTGATGTCCGCCGGCGTCAGGTCCACCAGCACGATGTGGTTGTCCGTGCCGCCGGATACAAGCCGCAGACCGCCCGCCTGCAATTCGTCCGCGAGCGCGACCGCGTTAGCGCGGATGCTCTTCTGGTATTCCACGAACTCCGGCTGCATCGCCTCGCCGAAAGCGACCGCCTTTGCCGCGATGATGTGCTCCAGCGGTCCGCCCTGCATGTTAGGGAACACGGCGCTGTTGATGGCGCGGCGGTGCTCTTCGTCGCACAATATCATGCCGCCTCGCGGTCCGCGCAGCGTCTTGTGCGTGGTCGTGGTTACGATTTCGGCATGCGGGACGGGCGACGGGTGCTCATCTGCGGCGACAAGCCCTGCGATATGCGCCATGTCAACCATCAGCTTGGCGCCAACCTCGTCTGCGATGCTGCGGAATCGCGGAAAGTCGATGATGCGGGTATATGCGCTCGCGCCGGTTACTATGATCTTCGGGCGATGCTCTTTCGCGAGCCGCTCGACCGCGTCGTAGTCTATCTTCTCCAACTCGCGGTCAACGCCATACTGCACGACATCGTAAATCTTCGCGGAAAAGTTCACCGATGCGCCGTGCGTCAGATGTCCGCCTTGGTCGAGGCTCATGCCCATGATGGTGTCGCCGGGCTGGACAGTGGCGAAGTACGCCGCCATGTTCGCCTGCGCACCGCTGTGTGGCTGCACATTCGCGTGCTCCGCGCCGAACAGCTGCTTAGCGCGACTGATGGCAAGCCGTTCCGCCACATCCACGAACTCACAGCCGCCGTAGTAGCGCCGCCCCGGGTAGCCCTCTGCGTACTTGTTCGTGAACACCGAACCCTGCGCCTCTAGCACGGCTGAGCTGGCGTAGTTTTCGGACGCTATCAGGTTGATATTGCTGCGCTGCCGCTCGATTTCGTTCTGAATCGCACGCCCGATTTCGGGATCCTGTGCCATCAGTGACATTCCATACTCCTTCATTCGCGCAATCGCGCGTCAACCCAAGCGAACTTCGTTATCGGCGGCGGTTACGACTCCGTGTACCTGCCAGCCCGAAAATTCTCCATCGCCTTCTCAGCGAGCGCGTCCAGTCTTCCCGCCTTCACATCTTCCTCGAATTCCCTGTCCCATACCTCTGCGTCGAACTCTTCGTACCATTCCCTGAATTCGTTGAGTTCTTCCCTCGACAATCGAGACACTGCTAGCTGCACCTCTTCAACTGTTCTGTGCCTAGTCGAGTTCTCTTCGTCTATCGCACCCTCACTACGTCCTATCCTTCCCATCCTGTTAATCCTGTTACCCACCGTCCCTACGCCGCGTCCGGTTCTATCATCCCATAATCCCCGTCCGCGCGCCTGTACACCACGCTGTACTTGTTCGTCTCCGTGTTGTGGAACAGGAAGAAGTCATGGTCGAGCAATTCCATCTCCATTATAGCGTCCTCGACGGTCATAGGCTTCATAGCGAACCGCTTCACGCGCACGAGGCTACCCAATTCCTCCATCGCTTCATCGACCTCATCCTCGATAGCGGCGTCCAGTTCTTCGAGCAATGCTCCCGCGTCCTCGCGCATCGCCTGAGTGCGTGCCGATCTGCGCGCCTGCGATGTCCTGTACGCCCTGCCCTTGTAGCGGCGAATCTGCTTGTCCATCACATCCGTGACGGCGTCCATTGCCGCGAACAGCGTCAATCCCGTCTCTTGTCCGCGCAGCGTCGCGCCGCTCGCGCTTATCGTCATCTGTGCCACGAAGCGGTCGGTTTCGGAGCGGCGTGAAGTGCGCCTAAGTTCCAGCTTCGCGTCCGCCCGTTCGGTCAGATGCCGCTCCAAGCGTGCCACCTTCTTCTGAATGTAATCCTCAGACCTCTCACTAAGCCTCATGTTTCTGGAAAATATCTGTATCTCCATAAGCGCCCTTCCTTCTTTGCCCAATCGGTGAGCATCCATTGTATTGTCTCCCAACTCCCCTATTCAAGTACGCCACGACAAAATCATCCCAATCCCGTCTATCCTCTGTACATGGATGTTAATTTTCGTCTTTCAGGGCGATTTGTGTTAAAATCAAGCAGTCTGAGCGTCATACGCTAACCCTGCCAGCCCAGCGCGATTCAAGCGGAGAGAGATGATAAACGGAGTCCTCGAAAGGTATGGGGAATACCTTCCTTTGACCGAAAAAACGCCCATCTTCACACTGGGCGAAGGCGACACGCCTCTCGTCAAGTCCGAGTCGATTGCGGCAGAGGCAGGCTGTGGCGAACTGTATTTCAAACTGGAAATCTGCAACCCGACCGGCTCGTTCAAGGACAGGGGCATGGTCGTTGCGGTGGCGAAGGCGCTTGAAGAAGGCGGCGACACTATCGTCTGCGCTTCAACCGGCAACACATCGGCTTCGGCTGCCGCTTACGGCGCGCGTTGCGGCTTGAACACCGTCATCGTGGTGCCGAACAAGTATGTCGCGCGGGGAAAGCTGGCGCAAGCGGTAACCTACGGTGCGCGTATCATGCTCATCGACGGCGGCTTCGACGACGCGCTTCGCATCGTGCGCGAGCTCGCCGCAAAGCATCCCGTCGTGCTTGTGAACTCGCTCAACCCGTATCGCCTGCAAGGTCAGAAGACCGCCGCGTTTGAAATTGTCAACGATCTTGGCACCGCACCGGACCATCTGTTCATTCCCGTTGGCAACGCAGGCAACATCACCGCATACTGGATGGGCTTTCAGGAAGCGCATCAGATGGAATGGACGGGGACGCTGCCCAAGATGATGGGCTTCGAAGCGGAAGGCGCGGCAGCTATCGTCAAGGGGCATCCGATAGAGACACCGGACACCATCGCGTCCGCAATCCGCGTGGGCAACCCGGCGAGCTGGACGAAGGCAGTCCGCGCGCGCGACGAATCCGGCGGCGCGATAGACTCCGTTACCGACGACGAAATTATGGAAGCGTACACGCTTATGGCGCGAGAGGAAGGTATCTTCTGCGAACCGGCGTCAGCTGCCTCAGTTGCGGGGCTGCTGAAGCTGGCTCGCGGCGGCATGCGCCTGGATGACAGCAAGGTCGTCTGCGTCATCACCGGCAGCGGCTTGAAAGACCCTGATACCGCGGTGAGCGTGGATCCCGTATTCAGGGAAGAGTTCCCCGCCGATACCGCCGCCATCGAAGACGCCATGGGACTTGCATAATCACATATGTCCCTTCCCTCTCGATGGGGGAAGGTTAGGGTTGGGGTGGCTGTCTATGAATATCTTCGTTTCCCATCGCAAGCCGAAAAATGCTTTAAGGAGAGTTATCTCTGATGCCATTTAGACTCGGGCTCTTTGAACTAATCTTGCTCGCACCCTTTATAGCGGCATACTTTATTCCATGCATTATCGCCCTTGTACGGAAACATCATCAGATAGTCCCAATATGCTTGATTAACATTTTCTTAGGTTGGACTTTTTTTGCCTGGGTTGTGTGCGTTGCATGGTCATTCAGTCCTGTCAAGAAAGTGGATTAGAATTAGATATATTATATGGACTACGCCAAGATACAAGACGCCGTAAGGGAGGTGCTGGTCGCCATTGGCGAAGACCCGCAGCGCGAAGGCTTGGCGGACACACCCCGCCGCATAGCCGAGATGTACGGCGAACTATTTTGGGGCATCGGCAAGGATGCCGCAAGCGTGCTCACCACCACTTTCGACGAGGGCTACGACGAGACGGTCATACTGCGCGACATTCCGTTCCATTCCATCTGCGAGCACCACTTCCTGCCTTTCTTCGGCATCGCGCACATCGCCTACATACCAACGGGACGCGTAGCAGGCGCATCCAAGCTGGCACGCGCTCTTGATGTACTCTCGAGCAGGCCGCAGATACAAGAACGATTGACAAGCCAACTCGCCGATACGCTGTACGACACGCTGCAGCCGTCCGGCGCCGCGGTCATAATGAGCGCCGAGCATATGTGCATGTCCATACGCGGCGTGCGCAAGCCGGGCAGCAAGATAGTTACCACCGCCGCAAGAGGCAGCGTGAAGACCCAGCCCGAATTGCGTCAGGACATCTTCGCCCTGCTCAGGGAGACTCGATAACGACAATCAGCGTCCCGGACATTTCTTGGGCCGGACATTTGGCCCAGACATTTGGCAATGGGGAAACGAAATATCCGGAAACGAATTGCGTGCGTATGGCATTTTGCACCGCGCCCGCGCCGCCATTGATGGAGCGCCCTTGACGGAGTGCCATAAGTGGAGATAGGGAGATCGATGACAATCAGCGTCCGACAAGAGGATTTCAACAGCATCGCCGACGAATGGGAGTGTATTCTACCGCACACCGGCGCCAACACCATTTTCATCACGCCGTGGTGGCAGCAGCTTTGGTGGCGGCGCTACGGAAACGCGGACACCAGCCTTGAGATATTCTCGGTGCGCGACGGCGATTCGCTGCTGGGCATCGCGCCGCTGATGGTCAAGGGCGACACGCTGTCGTTCCTAGGCGACACAGACCTGTTCGACTACCACGACCTGCTTGTGCGTGAGGGCTGCGAGGATGACTTCTACGGCGCGATATGGCAGCGCATCGAGGCGATGGACTGGCGCACGATGGAACTGAAGTCGCTGCGAGACAGCTCGGAGACGCTGCGCCGCTTCCCCGCGCTGGCGGAGGCTAACGGCTGGTCTGCGGACATATCGGACGAAGATGTATCGCCGTACACGCACTTGCAGCCGTCTTGGGACGAGTATGTTTCAGGGCTGCGCAAGAAGGACCGCCACGAACTTCGCCGCAAGCTGCGCCGTCTGAACAACGGCAACGAAGCCACGCAGTACGCCTTCCAAGACGCAGGCGAGATTGCGGACGCGATGCCCGAATTCTTCCGCCTGATGCGCGCGAGCAGACCGGACAAGGACGACTTCCTGACCGCAGACCGCGAGCAATTTTTCCGCGAACTCGCGAAGGAGCTCTCGGAGCGGCAGCAGTTCAAGCTATTCTTCCTGGAGCTTAACGATGTGCGCGTGGCGTCATGCATCTGCTTCGACTACAACGGCGACTACCTGCTGTACAACAGCGGCTACGACCCGGAATACTCCAACCTGAGCGTGGGCTTGCTGAACAAGGCGCTCTGCATCCAGGACGCGATCGAAAGCGGCAAGAAGACCTTCGACTTCCTGCGCGGCTCGGAGCGCTACAAGTACAACCTCGGCGGTACGAATCAGACCATCCACGAGCTAGTTATTCAGCGTGCCTAGGGCAAGCTTGGTCGACGCTGACCTATTGATGGTCAACCGTGCCAAACATCTCCAGGATATTCTTCCCATCCTAACCTTCTCCCCATCTTGAGAGAAGGGAGTTTTGCGAATCGTAATATGAGAATCGCGCTGATATGCTTCCACAGCTCGCCCGTTGGTCGTCTGGGAGAGAAGAACACCGGCGGCATGAATGTCTATGTGCGCCAGCTCGCACGTGAACTCGCCGTGCAGGGTAACGATGTCGATATTTTCACCCGCACGCACTACGGCGACGAACCGCAGATTATTCCCATATACCCTGCGGGCATATCGCCTGTTGACACTTTACCGGCCGACACATCAGACGGCAGCGGCATGGGAGATAATCGCAGCGCAGCGCATACCAGCGACGCAGGCGGCGCGGATACGCCACCACAGCACGGCACCGCACGCGTCATCCACCTTGACGCGGGTCCCGCGCATGCGGACAAGGAAGACCTGCTGCAGTACACGGGCGAGTTTGTCGATGCGGTGCTGGCGTTTCAGCAGCGCGAGGGCGTTGAGTATGCGCTGGTGCATAGCCACTACTGGCTGTCGGGCGTGGTCGGCATCGAGCTAGGGCGTGTGTGGGATGCGCCGCACTTTGCCACCTTCCACACGCTCGCGCGCACCAAGCAGCGAGCGCGCGCAGGCGAACGCGAAACGCTAGAGCGCGCCAATGCCGAGCAGCGCATAATCAACTCCGCAAAGGCGCTCGTCGTGTCCACATATATCGAGCGCGATGATATTTCGCGGCTGTATCAGGTTAACGGCACGCCCATCGTGGTCATTCCGCCGGGCGTGGATACCACGCTGTTCAGCCCAGCGGACAAGCGCGCATCTCGCGATTCGCTCGGACTGCCGGATACGCGCACCATCCTGTATGTCGGCCGCATCGAGCCGCTGAAGGGCCTCGATATCCTCATCCGCGCGGCGTCTCTCATTCACAATGAGCACGACAGGCACAATGAGCACGATAGGCACGATGGGGGAATTGCCGATAGTGAACATGTCAGCGAGGACGGCGGTATAGCAGACGCGGCGCCGTCGCGCATCGGGTATGACCATGACCGCGCGGATTCCGGCAATTCCGGCAAAAGCGAAGACACCATGCGCCTGCTCATCGTCGGCGGCACACTGGAAGGCGATACGGAAGTTGAGCGGCTGCGGACGCTTGCAGCGGAACTTGGCATTGGCGATATGGTCACATTCACCGGGTCGGTTGAGCAAGAGCTGCTGCCAGCGTACTACAATGCGGCGGATGTGTTCGTGCTGCCTTCGTGGTACGAAAGCTTCGGGCTTGTCGCGGTGGAGGCAATGGCTTGCGGCACGCCCGTCGTAGTGTCGCGGGTCGGCGGGCTTACCACATTTGTGGAACACGGCAAGACCGGCTATCTTGTGCCTTGGCGCTGTCCGGACGCCTTCGCGCGCAGCCTCGAAACGCTGCTGGAGAACCCGTCGCTGCGGCAGGCGATGGGCGGGTCGGCGCGGCGCAAAGCGAATAGGATGAGCTGGGCGGCTATGGCAAATGATATGATTGCCTGTTACCATAATGTTATTACTGACACGGATGGACAGAACTAGCGGGATTTTTGCACCCATACCAGCTTTACCATCCTGTTAGCTCGCTGTTATTCTTATGCGAGACACATTGGGAGGATGCGCATGAACGGCTCTGATTCGCACATTCCCCCTGCTGGCGACATTGACGCTGAGGAACATCGCGAGTCTTCGGTGCACATTCGGATCGAACGGCACTTTTGGGGCATGGTGCTCGCGGGATTCCTAGTGCTGCTGCCGCTTATCATCACCGCTTGGATACTCATATTCGGCTTTCGACTGGTGGACAGCATGTTCGGCAGGCTGTCCGGCGTAGCGGTCAACTGGATGGGCATCGCCATCGCGTTCCCCAATTTGGCGGTCTTCACCGCCGGCGCGATAAGCGTGCTGTGCGCGCTCGCCGTGCTGTACATCTTCGGATTGCTGACAAACTGGAGCCTCGGCAGGAAGGCTGTCAACATCAAAGTCGCCGTGCTGTCGAACATCCCTGTGGTCAAGAACATCTACGGCGTGGCAAAGCAGGCGACAGACAGCCTGACGATGCCATCCGGACAGAGGGTCAATCGCGTGGTGTTGGTCGAATGGCCGCGCCCGGGTCTGTTCGCGCTGGGGTTCACCGCAGGGCATTCGCGCGCAAGCAGCCCGGACGACGCAGTGCTGGTCGTGGTGTACATCCCCACCGTGCCTAACCCCACATCGGGCAACCTAGCCTTCGTACGCGAGGAAGAGGTTTACGCCACAGACATAACCGTTGAAGAGGCGATGAAGATAGTCTTCTCCGGAGGCGTCGTGCTGCCGGAGACGATGAAGATGCACGAGACTTCGATGTTCAAGCGGTTAACTTTCATGGATGCGCAGGAATAGCATGCCTGAATAGCGGGATGTTAAAACCGCTTCTCGTACCAGACGCTGCTGCCGATTTTGCGGAAGCCTAGCTTCAGGTAGAGTTCGCGGGCGGGGGTGTTTTCGGCGTCCACTTCTAGGTCCACTATGGACGCGCCGCGCTCTACCAGATACGCGATGCCCGCCGTTACCACCGCCTTGCCTATGCCGCGTCCGCGAAGGCGCGGATGCACGCCCGTCATCGACACAACGCCGCTCGCACTGTCGCCGTCGGGCATGAACATCGTCCAGTTGTACGCCGCAGGCTCGCCATCCTCGGTGATGAAGATGATGCTCTCCGGTCCGCCGCGGTTGTTCGCCACGCGCGCGCTTATCTGCTCCACTGTGTTCGGACTGAAGCCCCAGTTTTCGCTGAAGGCGGTATTCTGCAAGTCCGTCAGCGTTGCCTCATCCTGACCGGCGACTAGCGAGCGCACCGCGAACGAGGGCGGCAAGTCCACATCCGGCAAGTTGCCGCCTTCCCAGCGCATCTTCCACAGGCTCTTGACCACTTTCATGCCGTGCGATTCGAGCAGGTGCTGTGCGGTCGAGTGCGTAACGCCCGCTTCCACATGCAGCGCGTCCACGCCAAGACAGGCTGCGTGTTCCACGACTGCTTGCATCAGCGCGCGCCCGATACCCTTGCCGCGGTGTGTTTCCAGCACGCCGCCGCTCGCCACTGCGCGCGAAATCGGCGGCTCATACGAGACTATCGCATAGCCGACCGCCTTGCCATCGCGCTCTGATATGAAGCAGTGCCGCTCAGGATCGGTGCCCGGCACAGACAGAACGGCGCGCATCCCGGCGGCGTCCAACGCCCTGCCCGTTCCGCTCACGCCGCCTATTTCATTGGACAGGCTTGTTATCGCATCTATATCCGCCCACGCGAATTTTCGTATCCTCAATGCCGGCTGACTCTCTCTTTATGGAAGTATAAGCGCAAAGCCCGCATTGAATTGTAACAGAATACTTAACAGAATGGACAGGATTTTTAGGGGCTGCGGTTGTTGATGGGGATGGTCAGCTTGGGGGTGGGGATTTGGGCGGCGGCGGTGTGCTTGCGGTCGCGTCCTTCGACAGGCCCTTCGACTGCGCTCAGGACAGGCTCAGAATGGACTGGGGTAACAGGATGTGCAGGGTTTTGGGTGTGTAGTTCTTCGGGGTCGGGGTCGTTGGGGCCACAGGTGGCGAATGCCATTGCGTCTTCGGGGTCTTTGCCTTCGGTGATGTAGCGGTTGTAGGCGTTGTACTTGTCCTCGGCTTCTTGTGCTGCCTCTTCGTCGCCGGACTCGTATGCTTCGTTGAATTCGCGGAGCAGGGCGTTGCGTCCGGCTTGGATGCGGGCGTGTTCTAGGGTTGCGCCTTCGTCTGCGAAGTCGGTGGCTTGCTTGT includes:
- a CDS encoding serine hydroxymethyltransferase, yielding MKEYGMSLMAQDPEIGRAIQNEIERQRSNINLIASENYASSAVLEAQGSVFTNKYAEGYPGRRYYGGCEFVDVAERLAISRAKQLFGAEHANVQPHSGAQANMAAYFATVQPGDTIMGMSLDQGGHLTHGASVNFSAKIYDVVQYGVDRELEKIDYDAVERLAKEHRPKIIVTGASAYTRIIDFPRFRSIADEVGAKLMVDMAHIAGLVAADEHPSPVPHAEIVTTTTHKTLRGPRGGMILCDEEHRRAINSAVFPNMQGGPLEHIIAAKAVAFGEAMQPEFVEYQKSIRANAVALADELQAGGLRLVSGGTDNHIVLVDLTPADITGRQAEEALGEANIVVNRNAIPFDQKPPRTASGLRLGTPSITSRGMGVQEARQVGRLILRVLGNLSSETTKRQVREEAMSLCDRFPAPGL
- the raiA gene encoding ribosome-associated translation inhibitor RaiA — encoded protein: MDAHRLGKEGRALMEIQIFSRNMRLSERSEDYIQKKVARLERHLTERADAKLELRRTSRRSETDRFVAQMTISASGATLRGQETGLTLFAAMDAVTDVMDKQIRRYKGRAYRTSQARRSARTQAMREDAGALLEELDAAIEDEVDEAMEELGSLVRVKRFAMKPMTVEDAIMEMELLDHDFFLFHNTETNKYSVVYRRADGDYGMIEPDAA
- a CDS encoding threonine synthase: MINGVLERYGEYLPLTEKTPIFTLGEGDTPLVKSESIAAEAGCGELYFKLEICNPTGSFKDRGMVVAVAKALEEGGDTIVCASTGNTSASAAAYGARCGLNTVIVVPNKYVARGKLAQAVTYGARIMLIDGGFDDALRIVRELAAKHPVVLVNSLNPYRLQGQKTAAFEIVNDLGTAPDHLFIPVGNAGNITAYWMGFQEAHQMEWTGTLPKMMGFEAEGAAAIVKGHPIETPDTIASAIRVGNPASWTKAVRARDESGGAIDSVTDDEIMEAYTLMAREEGIFCEPASAASVAGLLKLARGGMRLDDSKVVCVITGSGLKDPDTAVSVDPVFREEFPADTAAIEDAMGLA
- a CDS encoding DUF502 domain-containing protein, which translates into the protein MRMNGSDSHIPPAGDIDAEEHRESSVHIRIERHFWGMVLAGFLVLLPLIITAWILIFGFRLVDSMFGRLSGVAVNWMGIAIAFPNLAVFTAGAISVLCALAVLYIFGLLTNWSLGRKAVNIKVAVLSNIPVVKNIYGVAKQATDSLTMPSGQRVNRVVLVEWPRPGLFALGFTAGHSRASSPDDAVLVVVYIPTVPNPTSGNLAFVREEEVYATDITVEEAMKIVFSGGVVLPETMKMHETSMFKRLTFMDAQE
- a CDS encoding superinfection immunity protein yields the protein MPFRLGLFELILLAPFIAAYFIPCIIALVRKHHQIVPICLINIFLGWTFFAWVVCVAWSFSPVKKVD
- the folE gene encoding GTP cyclohydrolase I FolE, with the protein product MDYAKIQDAVREVLVAIGEDPQREGLADTPRRIAEMYGELFWGIGKDAASVLTTTFDEGYDETVILRDIPFHSICEHHFLPFFGIAHIAYIPTGRVAGASKLARALDVLSSRPQIQERLTSQLADTLYDTLQPSGAAVIMSAEHMCMSIRGVRKPGSKIVTTAARGSVKTQPELRQDIFALLRETR
- a CDS encoding glycosyltransferase family 1 protein is translated as MRLLIVGGTLEGDTEVERLRTLAAELGIGDMVTFTGSVEQELLPAYYNAADVFVLPSWYESFGLVAVEAMACGTPVVVSRVGGLTTFVEHGKTGYLVPWRCPDAFARSLETLLENPSLRQAMGGSARRKANRMSWAAMANDMIACYHNVITDTDGQN
- a CDS encoding GNAT family N-acetyltransferase encodes the protein MRIRKFAWADIDAITSLSNEIGGVSGTGRALDAAGMRAVLSVPGTDPERHCFISERDGKAVGYAIVSYEPPISRAVASGGVLETHRGKGIGRALMQAVVEHAACLGVDALHVEAGVTHSTAQHLLESHGMKVVKSLWKMRWEGGNLPDVDLPPSFAVRSLVAGQDEATLTDLQNTAFSENWGFSPNTVEQISARVANNRGGPESIIFITEDGEPAAYNWTMFMPDGDSASGVVSMTGVHPRLRGRGIGKAVVTAGIAYLVERGASIVDLEVDAENTPARELYLKLGFRKIGSSVWYEKRF
- a CDS encoding GNAT family N-acetyltransferase gives rise to the protein MTISVRQEDFNSIADEWECILPHTGANTIFITPWWQQLWWRRYGNADTSLEIFSVRDGDSLLGIAPLMVKGDTLSFLGDTDLFDYHDLLVREGCEDDFYGAIWQRIEAMDWRTMELKSLRDSSETLRRFPALAEANGWSADISDEDVSPYTHLQPSWDEYVSGLRKKDRHELRRKLRRLNNGNEATQYAFQDAGEIADAMPEFFRLMRASRPDKDDFLTADREQFFRELAKELSERQQFKLFFLELNDVRVASCICFDYNGDYLLYNSGYDPEYSNLSVGLLNKALCIQDAIESGKKTFDFLRGSERYKYNLGGTNQTIHELVIQRA